TGGTGGTTTAAATTTCTTCCTCCTGGGAAGCAGAATGAGATCTGGCTTGGGAACATCATGGTGTAGGAATGGTATTCTCCACTTTAGTactctcagtaaaaaaaaagccatgcaTCACTTCTCCTCCCCAGTTAGAGGCACAAAAAGGGAAATATCACAGGTTGAGATAACAAAAGTTTTGGAAAGAGCAATAAGGAAgcaaacagtaacagcaacaatgtTAATAACAAAAGatataggaaaagaaattattcacatGGAAAAATACCCACCAATAGACAATATTGGATGGCTCCCTCCACCACATTTTCTCAACCCAGTGTTCCTTGGAATCAAGAGTCCCTTTCCCCCTACCTGGCAATGACATGAGGTGGTACAGAATAACCTCCGTGTCTTGGCCATGGCCCCTCCCAACGACTGCAAAAAATTAGCCTTGTCCTggcccagagcaggacaggaacAGACAAACTTCGTCTTTCATCTGGGAGGTCttgctctttctctgctttatCTGTGCTTTGGGATGGGGGCTGGGTGAGGTAAACTCTTGGGGTTATCAGAGCACTTCTTctgtcttctgcctggggaaaggtGGGAGGAAGAATGTGAACCAGCTCTCTCTGGGGTTCTCTTTGCGTTGTGACTGTCTTTTCTTGACAATTTTTGCAGATGGAGATGATGAGATTTCTTTTGATCCTGATGACACAATCACGCACATTGAGATGGTGGATGAAGGCTGGTGGCGGGGACAGTGCCATGGCAGAGTCGGCCTCTTCCCAGCAAACTATGTGAAGCTTCTGCAATGAAATTAGCACAGTGCAAGCTGCTTCCTTCCCAACTTTTGCctctgtcatggtttgacactggccaaatGCCATACACCCACAAAAGTCACTCATTCACCGTCCTCTGCCACAGCTtggcagaggagagaaacaaCACTGGAGCAAGGTCAgtggggaaggaagggcaggaggtgctccaggtgccagagctgagattcctctgcaggccatAGTGAGACCATGGTGTTCAGTGTTTTCTCacagtccttatctcaactcatgaacccttcatttattttttttccctcctctctggcaggggagggtgagtGAGTGACTTTTGTGCGTGCCTGGCACTTGGCCAGGGTCAAATCACGGCAGCCTCTTTCTGCTTTAGCCTTTCCCACGTTATCAGCTTCATTTGGCTCAGCTTGGTAAATCCTTATCCAGAGAAATATCAAGGAGCAAATTGGCAGTGCCAGAGGGAATGTTTTGTCTTATGCCCAAGAGGATTTTGATTCCCATCCACTTCCAGGTGGGAAAGTTAGGATGGTTTAAGAGCATATGAGTGCAATACAAGGTCTTTTCTACCTAGGCTGCCCCACCTGTCAGCCAGCAAGACTGCAGGAGTGTATCCTGTTCCCAGTGGGGCGATTCCCAGAGCAGAAATACCAAATCTAGTCCAGGCAAGGCAGAAGGGATGTGAGCTGTGGGACCTTTGTCAATTGCTGTGGCCCTGTGTCTCATCCTAATCAAGGGTCAGGGAAAAGATCCCTGGGAAAGCCAAATTTGTGTTTATTCCAAGGAAGGGCTTCCATTTTTAGGACAAGCCGTGTTTGCAGTATGGACCAAAGAAACATGAACATGGTCTGTGCGACCCTATTGGGCATAGGTGTGTCTGTCCCTGGGACTgtgccctccctcccagcttctgCTCTGGCCTGGCTCAAACTGTatcccagtgattctgtgacagcTTGTGTCCCCTGTGCCTGCTGGAGGCTCCTGAAAAGCTTGGCTCTTCATCACAGTTGTGAGGAAGAGGCTGGGTAGGTGGGaagcaggacaggaggaaacattttattgctaatgtttaaaaaacagttttcagaaatGCCAAGTAAAGCCCTCCCTCAAGCCAGTACCTCTTAGATGGATGTTCAGCTGTGGGAATTGTTCCTCTGTGGGATGGAGGTACCATCACAGCAGGAATAAACCAGGGACAGCTGAGTAAAACAGCACCTGAGGGGCTGTGGGACTCAGGAGCTGTGGAAGCACGCCTGAGGGACTGTGGGAGCACactgagaggctgcaggaacACCTGAGGCTCTGTGGGAGCACACCCCATcactgccactgccagcagtgtgtgcagaAGGTGCCTCTGTGGCACTAAAGCTTTAGAGTTCAGTGTGGTTCGCAGGTGAGTTCTGGACCACCCTGCAGTTGACCAAGCCTGTACTACCTGTGCAGGAGTGTGGCATTCCTGCTCAGTGTTTGATACTGGGAACACCCAACGACTGTCTCTCTGTCACAGGAAAGGTGCATTGGGATTCAGGTTAAAAGTTATCAATTTTAATGTAACTTTTCCAGAGGTTTCTTGTTTGGGTTTCCGGTTGgttggctttggggtttttgtttggagTGCTTTGGGTTTTTCGTTTCTCTGAGGCAGCTCCCCCAGTCTTTTTCCTTGTGTggtttctgctgtttcctgctgTCCCCTTCCAGGGGCTCCTCACAAGGGTGTTCACTGGTCAGACTCTGATGTGTCCAGTGACACTGGACTGAGGGTGCATCAAGGACTTTTTAGAATCCAGAAGGGTGTATAGCAAGGAGGACTGAGGGGCTCACAGCCTGTCTGGATAGGAGCAACAGCCCAACCCAACAGgttacagaaacatttctttccctgaagAGTAAAATCAGCATGTGTTGTGCACTAAGACATGGCAAACTGCTCCCAACAAGGCTGTGTGCCTCCTAGTCCCAGTTCTGACTCTCCAGTGGGTTTCTTTGGGAACAGATTAGGTACTGTTGGGTATCTCTTGGTAACTGAGCTGCAGATGAGCGTGTTTGGGTCCAGCCGACGTAGGTTGTGTGGCTGCAGGTGTCACCTGCCTGTGTCGTCTCCCTTGCCCCAgtgagctcctgctcctggctctgctgcagagctcatgTGCCTCATGTGCACACCTGCAGATTTAGCCACTGCCCCCAcaaccacagaatcatttgaGCTTGAGCCCAGCTGCAGACCCCCAACCAGTCCTCAGCCACTGTCACCCAGAGCCACAGCATACACAACAGCTGCACATGGAAATTTTTCCTGGCCATAAAGCAAAGCATTTCTGGTGAGGAGTTCAGTGCCACCAGCTCTCAGCTCAGTGCTAAGACCTCCATGTCAGAGTCCAGCACTGAGGCCATGGGTGGCCTGTGCAAGCTGCTGTGCTTATGTACAGAGTGCTGCAGAGCCgccctggcagcctggggaaACCCAGCAGACATCAGATTTGAAGCCGAGGCATGTGGGGACAGTGGATGGTGGGACAGCCCCTCTTGCCCAGGCCAGGTTTTGCAAGGCACTGCCCTTGTTCTGCACAGAGCCTGACTCAAGACCTGGGGCAGCCCTGAGGCAGAGCTCGTTGCTATGCTCAGGGCCAGCACGTGTGGCTCCACATGAATTTGccttttgcagagctccctggcagtagcccagctgcagcacatcctgtgcCGAGCTCAGCACATGGCATctagaaaataaagacagaatCCTGGACCTGCAGCCTTGTTCCTGACTTTATTTTGCCGTTCTGATGCACTGAGGGTGAGGCAAGCGATGGCAGCGTGCCTTGTGCTTGGGCTGGGAGCCCCAGGCTCGCTGTGCTTTCACAGACGTCCCACGGATGGACGTTGCAGTGGCAGCACCGTGTTGGCAGCctgtggcagccctggcactgctcaggcGTGGGTGCCTGGGGAGCCTGGTGTGGCACTCACCCGCACGGCCTTCCGCAGGGCCCCCCACACCTCCTGGTTGCGGAGGCTGTAGACGAGGGGGTTGAGCATGGGGATGATGATGCAGTACAGCACAGAGACCAGCGTGTCAGCTGCCGGGGAGTAGCCCGAGCTGGGCCGGTTGTAGTTCAGGTTGGCTGCCACGAAGTACAGGGTGACCACAATCAGGTGTGCGGAGCAGGTGGAGAAGGCCTTGCGCCGGCTGGTGGCCAGTGGCATCCCAAGGACAGTGGCCAGGATGCAAAGGTAGGAGATTACGACGAGCAGAAAGGGACTGAGTCCCACAAAGATGCTGGAGACGTGGAGGGCCAGCTCGTTGGGGCGGGTGTCGCTGCAGGTGGCCCCCAGCAGCGGCGGCACGTCGCAGAAgatgtgctggagctgggcagccccGCAGAAGGAGAGCCGGGCCGCCAGGAGCGTGTGCAGGGCCGAGtccagcagcccccagagccagcagccgGCGGCAGCGGTGGCACAGGTGCTGCGGCGCAGGGCCTGGCCGTAGCGCAGGGGCTGGCACACGGCGGCAAAGCGGTCGAAGGCCATGACGGCCAGCAGCGCGCACTCGGCCCCCGCACACCACATCAGCAGGAAGGTCTGCGCCAGGCAGCCCCCGTAGGAGATGGTGGCCTGCGGGCGCAGAGCGTTCGCCAGGATCTTGGGCACCGTCACTGATGAGTAGCAAAGGTCCAGGCAGGACAGGTGACTAAGGAAGAAGTACATGGGTCTGTGGAGGTGGGGATCCAGGGACACGAGGGAGAGTATTGCAGAGTTGCCCAGCAGCGTGGCCAGGTAAATGGCcaggaaaagagcaaagagGAAGGGCCGGCCGTGGGAAAAGCTCAGGAGCACAAACTCCGTCACCTGTGTCTGGTTCGTACCTGCCATGGGGCAGGCTGCGTCAGGCATTGGGCAGAAGTGAGccctgaggaggaagggggaCTGTGAGCCAGGGGACTGGAGCACAGCCCCCCCTGAGGCAAGGGGGTCCCTAATGGTACGGCTCTGATCCCATCTCCCTGGTGGTTGAAAGTTTCCCAAGTTCAGATTTCACAGACGCTGGGATTTTGGAGACCAGAGAGATGCTGTCCTGTGTTGGGTACCTGACTGCAAAagaagcacacagaaaaacCCAAGAGCAGGGGGCATCCACCCACACCTCTTGGAGTATTTGCCTACCCAACCCCTTGTCCTGATGACTATTCCAGGCATGTGTCTCTCCCCCTCCTGGATGTATTTATTCTGAGTAAATGTTTTCCTGCCCCTGGTGAGGTCACAGCATTCCCTAGATGCTGTCACTGAGCTTgctcttccccagccctgggctggggataTGGCATCACCCTGCaccagttaattttttttttctttatactgTTTCCTGCTCTGTAATAACCAGCTCTCACAAAGCAGGGGTTCCACTTCCAAAAGTACAGGTTCTAACAAAGAGCAACTCATCACATGGGGTTTGTGGAGCCATATGAAAATTTAAGCCAGCAGGGATCTCCTGGCCTAGAACTCCCTACCTTTTTCCCATCATCCTATTTCAATTTTCACCCTGACTCAAGGGGTATGCTCACTGTCACATGGTGCTGTGATCACCATGTCCAAGAGAGGGAGGAGGCCTGAGGAAGCATTTCTGGTTGAGAACTTCAGCCAGGGCTGATGGGGGTGGCGTGCGCTGGGCACATCCagacagggctgctgctgcccaccctgcccctgccGTGGACTCCATGGGTGGGGCCAAGGTGCTTCAGTGGGCAAATGCAGTGAGtaaagaccaaaaaaagaagaaagtaagaaaaaaatggagcatCCCCTTCCTCTTTATAAAAGTACTTTTAGCAACAGAAGTCAGTTGTCATGTCTGTTCAGGAGATTAACCAATCTGATTTGATTTCAGGTTGGTTCCCCTGCTTTAGACCCattaatctgattttaatttcCCTGTCCTATGCTTATATCTGTGCATCAGTCATGCATTTATAACATTAAGTGCTGGAGAATTCACTGCTTCTGGTGGGAGTTTGTTTCTTATAGCTGCTTACCACAGGAAACTGTAAAAGCACTGTTAAAATTGTgcccttctgcctgctggaattaCTCCATTGTCAGTTCTGTCCCATTCATAACTTTCAGATTCTCCAGCTGATGACTATCCTGTTCTGAGGGTATTGTCTCCCTGTGCACTGGGAGCAATACCAGGGTTTGCTaagcagaagcaaaattaagttctgattatttctctttcacttgCTAGTTTTtcaatgccaaaaaaaaaaaaaaaaatctttgagaGGGAAATGTTCAGTCAGAAGATGAGTTCTTCCTTGCCTGGCACAGTGACATCCTAACTTGTCACTCCATCCAGGATGTGCCAGGCACACTCTCAAGTACTTGCACAGATCAACGTATTCTTTAACTACTTATTCTGCACACTTTGGAGTTTCTTAAATTACTAATTCTGCACATATTGGAGAGGAACACAAGGACTGTATCATCCAGTGGTCTGGAAATCTCAGACTGTtgctcttcctccagctccaggctgagccaagAACATTTTGAtgaaggagcagcccagcccgcctgtcccagagctgctgggagagggtCCTGGGGGGTGAACGCTGGGGGAGCCCGTGGTGCCACTCCCCAGGAAGTGCctcctgccactgtccctgctgcagtgccacacAGCCTGCACGTGGATCTGTGCTCACTGGAAATTCAGGCTGCATGAGCTGCCACAGCACTCGGGCGGCTGGTTGGTCAGGGCACGGGTACCACATTGGGTGGGGTGAGAGGGGAAGGCTCTGTCCAGGACCTGCCTGCATGCTGCTCACACTGACCTGTTCatcagaggcaggaggaggaggaggaatagGGGACTTCAGGAACCAGAGTGAcaaaaaagtgaataaatgCAATAACAGGAGGTTGGACATATAAGGGTTAGTCACCTGTTCATGCTCCAAGCTGGGGCTCAACACCTGGAAAAAGAGCAGGTGAGCAAGAGGAAAGTAAGCCCATCACAGTGGGAAATGAACCTTGAGCCCTGCAGTGACCCTGTGTGGCACAGCATGCAGGGAATGGGTAACATCACTGCAGGAGAGACAGCAAGGGCTCAAGGACTCATCTGGTGCCCTTCCCATGCTGACAAATGCAGGCCGAATTGGACATGCAACTGCAGGGCTGCGGAGCAGCCACAGAAATGTGCAGAGGGATGACCCTGAGTTTCACCCTAGTGAGGAGCAACGTGGCAGTcagcaaacacagccacagtTCAGAGATGCCACATTCAATCCATTTGTCTTAAGACATCCTGCACACCAAGGAATAGGAAGATAAGGGAGGAAAATCTCCCTGTCCCCCCTGGACTGCACAGGGATGAGCCTGGAAAGAGCCTCCACCTTGCTTgagccttttcctctctctctcacctGCACTGAAGGGGATTTGTGGGATTTGCAGGCAACTCTggcaagggaagagatgagaatcttgactccatttttcagaaggctaatttattatattatgatatatattatattaaaaatgccatagtaaaactatactaaaaatagaagaaaggattcatcagaaggctggagaggaatAGAAGGGAATGATAATAAAATCTTGTGACTGCTCACAGCCTCAGCACAGGTGGCTGTCATTGGCCatcaagtaaaaacaatttcacATGCTGGGTAAACAATTCTCCAAATCACATTCCAAAGAAGCAACACATGGAGAAGCTGAAGCTTcccagcttctcaggagaaaaaaatcctagcagaggattttcataaaaatgtcatggtgacaGGGATTTCTCATGGTAACTACAGACTGAGCAGGTACCAGAGCAGGTACACACACCTCTGCCTGGGCAGACAAGGCCAGAAAGGCTggatggggagcagagagggaacaCGGATGCCACCAGTGCCAGACAGGTTCCTGTCCTTCCCCCAGGAGATGGGAGGGACCTTTGTGACAGTGCCATGTGAGCCAGCCAGAGACCCAGTTCTGCTGGTGCGGGAGCACATTTGTGCTCCATACCCACGCAgggaagctgctcctgcaggaggatgTGGTTCTCCTCACCAACCCCTGCACCTGTACTCactcaggagagcagagcaggcagcctggaGCATTCAGCCCTGGGAGGTGGGGTCCTGAGCCTCGGGCACAGCCACGGCCCAGTGCGAGGGCACGGCTGAACTGAGGGAGCAGATAACAGCACAGGATTCATTTCTCCTGGAAAGGACTGGATGCCTCTATtggaggcagcagccacagcctgcccAGACCACCCAGAGCCCCGGGGCCAGCACCAGGTTCCCCTCAGCAGTGCATGGCAGGGTCCTGGTGACGCCCTGCCCTCTCACCCCTCATCACCTCCACAGCCAAGAGCAGAGACTGGATGGCACCTAGCCCTTGGTAAGCTGTTCCCAGGCGCTGTCCTATGTGGCAGCCATGCCCCAGGCGCTGGCTGGTTTGTCTTACCTGCATGAGGAGAAGCCCGTGTGTCCTCAGTGCTGTAAGCGCAGCAGAAGCTTTTAACCCTGAGGGGCCCTGGGGAGAGGCTTCCAGGGTGGctcctgctcagggacaggagcGAGGAGCAGCAacccagcagcctgcagcactgggatCCGAGCCCACAGGACCAAGCCCTTGTGACACAGCACCCGTGCTGACCTCCTGCCTTGCCCCGGGCTGTGCCAGGTGCTGACCAGGGCCGGACTCTTGCTCCAGCCTTGCAGCTCTTCAGCactgggctgcagcacctgggcacgggagggggctgctggaggagctgggagctgcagttcctgggcGCCAAGTCCTTCCTACGGCCCCATCTTACCTGTTGCAGGGCTGTGAGGTGCCTGCACCTGCCACTGTCAGCAGAGGGGAGCAGTGATGGGGGCTGGCCGTTGGCAAGCTGGCAGCACCACAGCTGTAGGGGCACAGCGGCTCACGACCTGTGCTAACCGTGCCCACTCAGCCCAAGGCACAGCTCTCTGGGGGAGCTGATGTGGTCCAGAGGCCTGGGAGAGGACttgggcaggagggacagagcccTAGCAGTGGCACTAGCTGGACACAGAAGGCACCAAGCAGTGCCCAGCGTGTTTGAAGGGCTCAGCAGTGAGATGGCTGCAGCTCAGCGAGATGGCTGGGTGAGTGCTGCCTGCTCGCAGCCTGGAGCTATCCCTGACAGAAGGAGTGAGTTCAGCTGGAGTTCACCGGGTAGTGCCAGGGAAATGTAAAGTGGGACCTCCAGGAAAGGAGGAGTGCCACGGGGAGTGAATCTGGAGGTGGAGAGAGCActgtttctgcagcagggaagcaCTGTTGCTTCGGTGTCCTTGCCGCTGCTGCGCCGGACAGTGGGGCAGTAGGAGAGGGTCCAAGCATAAGCTCTGGATCTGGAATGTCAAGAGATGAGAGGCTGAACAGGAACATCTTCTGGGAAGTAGGGAAAGTGTAGGCTACAGCCGAAGGTGGGGATGAACACCCAGTAGGGAAATCCAGCATAGATACCAAGGGAGTGGCAGCCTCAGTGAGGGGAAGTGCAGGTCAGAGGGTGTCTGGGGCTGAAAAAGATAAGCAGGGAGTGTGAaaaaagagcagctgtggcGGTGGCcctgtgtgtgagtgtgtgtgtgcgtgtgtgtgtagCTGTGGATCTGTGTCCTGTGagctggcagggcacaggggccACAGTAATGGGACTTTTTCACTCATTTGCTTTGAGTTTACAAAATTACACCTTTTGCTTGTGGCAGTGGTGAGCATTTCCTTGTTTCATGCAGAAACTTGGTGCCATGGCATTCCAATACGGCCTGGCCACTCTCCCAAGGTTTTAGGGAAGGCACAGTCTGGCAGCACTTGCAGAAACCCCCTCCGACTTTGATATTTGAAAAGGGACTTTTCTGAGACCACCAATACTTggcacaaatattaaaatatactgaaatCTCCCTGGATGCCAGAAACTTCTGTTCTGGTAGTCCACGTCTTCAGAACAGCCTTTAGGATAAGAAATATCATGTTTGTGTCCCCCTCTGGTCTCCTGATGGATATCAAACCTGGCCAGTGGTGTCCAGCAGTAAATCAAAATCTCCATGAACTTGTGAAATGTTAAGGGAGatggtttttttaaaccaaatgcCTCAAACTGGGGGTGAAGCCTTCAGGATTGGGCTCAGATCCTGTAAATACTTGtcacttctgaaaatcagaCTCTAAACTTCCCTTCCCCAAGCATGTGTTGTTTCTCCCAAAGCCAAGGGCTCTGTTGTAGCACCAGtaacttctcccagtcctgtTTCCATGGCTGTTTTGAGGGATGCTCCTTCCTGCTCAAGAATTCTTTCTCCAGCAGAAATCACCATCGCTTGTAactcagctccctgccagctggtTCTGGTCTCCACATGGGCACAAATACTTCCTTTGAGGATGGGGACAAGAaagtggtggtttttttctggattttgcctgccacccctcctcctccctaTGTGTCCCCCTGTAATGAGTGTTGCACTGGTTTTGGGATAACCTCCCAAAAGGGACTGGCAGACAATCTGCTTCTtggtgtccccaaagccattCCTCCTGTGGCCAGAGTCCACTCAGCacttccagcccctgctctcagCGTGGTGCTTCATCTCTGGCCTGTTTGGGGGGGTCTTCACTGACCTCTCCTGAGAttgtggtgtggtttttttttcagggagtGCTGGATGCAGGACCTGGCATTTGTCTTTGTTGAATTTTACCGGCTCCTTCTGGCTCCATTTCCCAGTCTGTCCAAGTCCTTCTGGCCCTCCCCTGGAGCACTGCTCCCCCTGACTTGTGTCACCCACAGCCCTGACAGAGAACAGTCTGTcaccttttcctgcagctgaagaGATGTTCCACTGGACATGTGCCAAGACAGATCCTGCTGACACTCCACTTGCCCCTGCCCTCTGGATGCAGCACGAcctctgcacagcctctgcacCCAGTGGCCCTGGCAGGTGCTCTccctgacactgctgctgctctgacatGTGCCCACTGGGAGCCCCTGGCCTTCATCCCTGCTcgccctgctgctgcccaggcagcctCTGGGCCCAGGATCCCTGCAGCCACACCTCAGGAGCTCTGTGGGCTGCTGATAGCCACAATTCTTGCTGAGGCTGCAAGAGTTTCATGCTCagctttttcccctcagttgTTTTGGTTGTGTCAGATGCAGTTCTGAGGGCACTAAAACTGTCCTGTCCTGCAGGTGTCACCCAGGCAGCAGTTCCAGCAGATTTCATACAACCTAGAACTTGTGCTTTTGTgttccccttttcttccccagctgggctctcacatccctggaagtgtccaagaccaggctggacagggcttgaagcaacctggtctagtggaagatgtccctgcccctggcagggggtggaactggatgagcttcaAGGTCCCTCTCAACCCAAATCAATCTCAGAGTCTGTGATTCTAGCACCACTTTTTAAAactctccatgggcactcttcTCTAGGATTTTCTCATGTCCCACTGTTGTTGGAGTGAGGAAAAGGGGCCCTGACCACAGTCTGCAGCTGCCTCATGTTACTGGGAGAGGTGATGGGTACAGACTCTGCTCACGGCTGCATGGTGACCAGAGAGGCAACCTGGACAAGCTGGAACAGGAGACATCCTCGCTGGATCTCAGGGAAAAACCTCGGAGCACTGGATAAAGGCCCTGAGAGGCCCTGGACTCTGACCTTGGAGACTCTCAGCACTCACCTGGCCGCAGATGAGCACACTCCCAGCCTGAGCCACCCCTGCAAGGGCCTGCTCAAACCATGGCTTGGACCAGCAGTCCCTGCCAGCACAAGTCTGAGGCTGGAATCAAACTCTCTCCAGGTTTTccaatattaatatttcaggGGTTTCTCCCAGTGATTTCCTTAGGAAAAGCACTTCCTTCaggatttttcaaattatttttagctaAATTTTCAGGGGCACCTCTTACTGGAACCAGGCAAGGAATAAGCTGAATTTGGCATTTCCATTTTGGCCTATCCAGGACAGGAAAACAGCCTCACCCTACATCTTGTGGGAGAGGTCATAGATTCCCAACTCTCCCAACACTTGACAAGGAGATTTTTGTCTAAAGAAAATGGTACTGTTTCAAGCTTTTGTCCAGTGTAATTTACACTTGTGTTTAAGAAGACTGGGCAAGAAGGGTTGCAGTTTTCTGGTCTAACCATCAACTGGCCAAAGCTGACCGGATTTACAGGTGTTTGCAGTGTGCTGATGTTTGCAGAAGCCCAAACACTGCACTCACAAGCACGAAGTGAGTGCCTCCTACCCCGGGGCACCACCCTTGCCCAGGGGAGGTCCAACACCTGCAGGGGCCTGGACGTGGAAGGTGTGGTCAcggcagcagccctggggccacTGGCTCTT
The Motacilla alba alba isolate MOTALB_02 chromosome 1A, Motacilla_alba_V1.0_pri, whole genome shotgun sequence genome window above contains:
- the LOC119708868 gene encoding olfactory receptor 5V1-like, with the protein product MPDAACPMAGTNQTQVTEFVLLSFSHGRPFLFALFLAIYLATLLGNSAILSLVSLDPHLHRPMYFFLSHLSCLDLCYSSVTVPKILANALRPQATISYGGCLAQTFLLMWCAGAECALLAVMAFDRFAAVCQPLRYGQALRRSTCATAAAGCWLWGLLDSALHTLLAARLSFCGAAQLQHIFCDVPPLLGATCSDTRPNELALHVSSIFVGLSPFLLVVISYLCILATVLGMPLATSRRKAFSTCSAHLIVVTLYFVAANLNYNRPSSGYSPAADTLVSVLYCIIIPMLNPLVYSLRNQEVWGALRKAVRVSATPGSPGTHA